A window of Fibrobacter sp. UBA4297 contains these coding sequences:
- a CDS encoding sugar 3,4-ketoisomerase: MEWNKEQLNEPRLIDIPIAHDQRGNLSVVEGGELVPFDIKRVYYLYDVPGGTTRGGHAHRKLRQLIIAASGSFDVILDDGKKRSKYSLNRSYHGLYIPTMHWREIENFSSGAVCMVLASEHYDESDYIYEYEEFVKEVNRD; the protein is encoded by the coding sequence ATGGAATGGAACAAAGAACAGCTTAATGAACCGCGTTTAATCGATATCCCTATCGCTCACGACCAGCGAGGCAACTTGAGCGTTGTCGAAGGCGGCGAACTTGTCCCATTTGACATCAAGCGAGTGTATTACCTGTACGACGTTCCGGGCGGAACAACGCGCGGCGGACATGCGCACCGCAAGCTACGTCAATTGATTATCGCTGCAAGCGGTAGCTTTGACGTGATTCTGGACGACGGCAAAAAGCGTTCCAAGTATTCGCTGAACCGTTCCTACCACGGGCTTTACATTCCGACAATGCACTGGCGCGAAATCGAGAATTTCTCTTCGGGTGCAGTCTGCATGGTACTCGCATCGGAACACTATGACGAATCCGATTACATCTATGAGTATGAGGAATTTGTAAAAGAAGTAAATAGGGATTAG
- a CDS encoding GNAT family N-acetyltransferase, with product MYEILPYSHEQELRWDRFVMENSMNGTFLQTRRFLNYHPEGRFADASFFVEKSGIVIAVVPGCSIDGRFVSHQGSTFGGPVISKDFYSGNKILEIVKAIDDYIVQNFKSVKLKPTSRIFATVSTDLLDYALEHSGYSRHTELSCYTPLVKGVDPLEICKRECRHNFRQAEKLNLTYGEIPDSEMEKFYDFLVLSKARYNTKPVHSLAELRDLKQRFPEDVLFRGVWQNGEYLSGMMIFNFKQAKAFHFQYLAPDDSRRETNATTALFVNAMREAAQVGCEKFSWGISTENGGAYLNENLYRFKESFGALPCVNARYEK from the coding sequence ATGTACGAAATTTTGCCCTACAGTCACGAACAGGAATTACGCTGGGACCGTTTCGTCATGGAAAACTCCATGAACGGAACGTTTTTGCAGACGCGCCGGTTCTTGAACTACCATCCTGAAGGACGATTTGCAGATGCATCGTTCTTTGTGGAAAAAAGTGGTATTGTTATTGCTGTTGTTCCTGGCTGTAGCATCGATGGCAGATTCGTGTCGCATCAGGGTTCGACTTTTGGTGGTCCCGTCATTTCCAAAGATTTTTATTCGGGCAACAAGATTCTTGAAATCGTCAAGGCCATTGATGATTACATTGTCCAAAATTTCAAAAGTGTCAAGCTAAAACCGACCTCTCGCATTTTTGCAACAGTATCGACAGATTTGTTGGATTATGCGCTTGAGCACTCTGGCTACAGTCGCCATACGGAACTCAGCTGCTACACGCCGCTTGTTAAAGGTGTTGATCCGCTTGAAATTTGCAAGCGCGAATGCCGCCATAATTTTAGACAAGCTGAAAAATTGAATTTGACATACGGCGAAATTCCCGATAGCGAAATGGAAAAATTCTACGACTTCCTTGTGCTTTCAAAAGCTCGTTACAATACCAAACCGGTTCATTCTTTAGCGGAATTGCGCGACCTCAAACAGAGATTCCCAGAAGATGTTTTATTCCGCGGCGTTTGGCAGAACGGCGAATATTTGTCGGGGATGATGATTTTCAATTTCAAACAAGCGAAGGCTTTCCATTTCCAGTACCTTGCACCCGATGATTCCAGGCGTGAAACGAATGCCACAACAGCGTTATTTGTAAATGCGATGCGTGAGGCGGCTCAAGTTGGATGTGAAAAGTTCTCGTGGGGAATTTCAACAGAAAATGGCGGCGCTTATTTGAACGAAAATCTTTACCGATTCAAGGAATCGTTTGGTGCGCTCCCGTGTGTGAACGCTAGATACGAGAAATGA